From the genome of Haloplanus natans DSM 17983:
GTGATCTCCAGTGAAGAGGATGTCGAGGCTCTCGTTGAGTCGCTTGAGATAGCCTGCGACATCGCGGTCAACGCTGGCGGTGATGGTCCGGGATTAGATATCCCACCGTGATTACTTCGGAGGCGAATAGTTGGTCGTGTCGCAAAGCGGTCTAGAGTTTGCCTCTGGTGCTCTCAATTGAGAGGTCACAGCTCATTGCTGTTTTGGTGGATCGCTGGAGCAGTTCATCGAGGAACGATTGGTAGTACTCTGGATCAGCGTATTTCACCAGCCGAAGTTGGAGTATCGCCTCTAATCCCTCCGTTGTCCAGCGCATCCACTGGTTCTTGCACCGCTTGCTGACTTCGCCCATCAGTCGTTCGACGGGGTTCGAGGTCCACGGCACCTCGAACCCCTCGATGGCTGCCTCGGCGAAGGTCACAATCGACGGCAGCCACCGCCGAAGATACCTCGCAGCCTTCTCTGATCCGTACTGCTCTAGCTGCCATGCTGTCTTCTCGATACGCTCGGTCGTTCGCGCGATCCGTTCGCGGATCGCCGCGAACTCCCCCTCTGGCCGGTGCTTGGCGACAGAGTTCTTCAGATGGAACACTTCGTCAATCACTTCCGAGACAATCTTGTTGCGACGATCTAAGGAGAAGACACCGTCATCCCACAGATTGTAGTCCAGCGTCCGGCCGACATGGACGAGGTCAAGTTGGTGCTCACGGTTTTCGTCAGTAAAGGCCGTGACAATGCCGCTATCGCCGTCACTGACGACCGTCGCGTCGTCAGTGACTGCGTCGATGTCATCAAGTTCGCTTGCTGTCTCGTCCCAATCAGCGTTGACCGAGAGATCCAGCAGGGAGCGTGACTCATCGTCGGTGTCTTCGCCGAGCGTGGCTTGGACAGAGTGGTACGAGCGGTCTTCGTCCTGGCTGTGACACTTCGTGCCGTCAGGAATAACCGCGTTAGCGTCTGTTTCAGCAACACAGTCAGGAAGAAACTGCTTGAGCTTACTGCCGTACTTTCTCGCGCGGCGGTTGATAGTGGTCGGCGACGGCATCTCTGAGAGGATGCCGTCGCCGTGATCAGCAGCATCACGATAGCTGAGCGAGGTGGCGAGATCGACACTCTTGGCCGCTATGTCCTGCTGATAGCGGTTTTGCCCGTCGAAGCTGAGAACATCTTCGACGGGCCGGAAGTAGCTGGGTTCGTCGTGGTCAGCGTCGGTATCCTCGACGTAGTGGAGAGAGAACTCGTGCTCACCGGCGGTTGTGACGGCTGTACGGGTATCGGTTCCAGCTCGTTGGAACCGCTGTTGACCGTTGCCGTTTGCATGTTTTTCGCCACAGAGCGCCTCGACGCGGCTCGCGTCGAGGCTCTCGACCAGTCCTTCGAGAAGAACTGACTCGACGTTCTGGTCAGTGATGAACTCAGCCAGCGTGGCCAGCGGTATCGTTTTGTCGTCGTCGATGCTAACGGTCAACCGCACGTCGATTGTGGCGTGCATGGGTCACCTCTCAGGTTGGACACCAGAGGCGACCCGTTCCTCACGGGAGCCAGTTGCTACTGAACTCTAGAGGACTTTGCGACACGACCAATTAATTCATCAATTATCCACCAGTGATCAATGTATGGGCAAAAAGGTCGACTGTATGAGTAATCGTAAGCGAATATTTGAGTGAAGGCGATTAGAAATCACTCACTTCGACTCGATATAGTCGTTATAGACGCCATTCTCTGAGGGATCTAATCGAGTTAAGACATAATTCGATTAACTTTATACTCACCGACAGAGATATTGATACATACCGGGTGGATCAATCTCTACTAATGCTGAGCGGATTCCGCTCCGGAGGTCATCAAGCTCATTGAAGTACCTGTTTCCGAGTGCCGATCAGAGTTGCCGCCAGCACTCTTCTGTCGGATTCAGCTTTGCCATTCCAGTTGGAAAATCGTCCGCGAATATGGACTACGTCAAAACCCC
Proteins encoded in this window:
- a CDS encoding ISH6 family transposase, coding for MHATIDVRLTVSIDDDKTIPLATLAEFITDQNVESVLLEGLVESLDASRVEALCGEKHANGNGQQRFQRAGTDTRTAVTTAGEHEFSLHYVEDTDADHDEPSYFRPVEDVLSFDGQNRYQQDIAAKSVDLATSLSYRDAADHGDGILSEMPSPTTINRRARKYGSKLKQFLPDCVAETDANAVIPDGTKCHSQDEDRSYHSVQATLGEDTDDESRSLLDLSVNADWDETASELDDIDAVTDDATVVSDGDSGIVTAFTDENREHQLDLVHVGRTLDYNLWDDGVFSLDRRNKIVSEVIDEVFHLKNSVAKHRPEGEFAAIRERIARTTERIEKTAWQLEQYGSEKAARYLRRWLPSIVTFAEAAIEGFEVPWTSNPVERLMGEVSKRCKNQWMRWTTEGLEAILQLRLVKYADPEYYQSFLDELLQRSTKTAMSCDLSIESTRGKL